A DNA window from Pseudomonas resinovorans NBRC 106553 contains the following coding sequences:
- a CDS encoding iron ABC transporter permease, giving the protein MIASVQSRPLFIALGALLLLALWLSLALGPVSLPLGETLRAALRLAGLPFSGEGLEQAELILGQIRLPRTLLGLAVGAVLALSGVAMQGLFRNPLADPGLVGVSSGAALGGAVAIVGGASLGGLPEAFAPYLLSICAFAGGLGVTVLVYRLGRRDGQTSVATMLLAGIALTALAGAVIGLFTYLADDATLRSLTFWNMGSLNGASYARLWPLLIVTLAVAVWLPRRAKALNALLLGESEARHLGFDIERLKRELVFCTALGVGAAVAAAGLIGFIGLVVPHLVRLVAGPDHRVLLPASALAGASLMLLADLVARLVMAPAELPIGIVTALIGAPFFLYLLVRGRP; this is encoded by the coding sequence ATGATCGCGTCCGTTCAATCCCGCCCACTGTTCATTGCATTGGGCGCCCTGCTGTTGCTGGCGCTCTGGCTGTCCCTGGCGCTTGGGCCGGTGAGCCTGCCGCTGGGTGAGACCCTGCGTGCGGCACTGCGTCTGGCCGGGCTGCCGTTCTCCGGCGAAGGCCTGGAACAGGCTGAGCTGATCCTTGGCCAGATCCGCCTGCCGCGTACCCTGCTCGGGTTGGCGGTGGGCGCGGTGCTGGCGCTGTCCGGCGTCGCCATGCAGGGGTTGTTCCGCAACCCGCTGGCCGATCCCGGTCTGGTGGGGGTTTCCAGTGGCGCCGCCTTGGGCGGTGCCGTCGCGATCGTCGGCGGCGCCTCGTTGGGCGGCCTACCGGAAGCCTTCGCGCCCTATCTGTTGTCCATCTGCGCCTTCGCCGGTGGCCTGGGGGTGACCGTGCTGGTCTACCGCCTGGGACGTCGCGACGGCCAGACCAGCGTGGCGACCATGCTGCTTGCCGGCATCGCCCTGACCGCCCTGGCGGGCGCGGTGATCGGCCTATTCACCTATCTGGCCGACGACGCCACCCTGCGCAGCCTGACCTTCTGGAACATGGGCAGCCTCAACGGTGCCAGCTACGCGCGGCTCTGGCCGTTGCTGATCGTCACCCTGGCGGTGGCCGTCTGGTTGCCGCGTCGGGCCAAGGCGCTGAATGCGTTGTTGCTGGGGGAGTCGGAGGCGCGTCACCTGGGCTTCGACATCGAGCGGTTGAAGCGCGAGCTGGTGTTCTGCACCGCCCTCGGCGTGGGGGCGGCGGTGGCGGCGGCGGGGCTGATCGGCTTCATCGGCCTGGTGGTGCCGCATCTGGTGCGCCTGGTTGCCGGTCCGGACCATCGGGTCCTGTTGCCGGCGTCGGCCTTGGCCGGTGCCAGCCTGATGCTGCTGGCCGACCTGGTCGCCCGCCTGGTGATGGCACCGGCGGAACTGCCCATCGGCATTGTCACCGCGCTGATCGGCGCCCCTTTCTTCCTTTACCTGCTGGTGCGAGGTCGCCCCTGA
- a CDS encoding energy transducer TonB: MAVQVPQPVMILLLGPEPAAAAAPSPPSPARPPARPATRTPPPEPKPQLVSKPRPEPAKPLVRTEPVSPKPRPASKPQQVAAASTATSDSKAPAASATTAAAQPAVTEVFSREPSFLTPPRPPVYPAQARRRNQQGQVLVEVRLDAKGLLREIRLLRSSGVESLDRSALDAVAAWRFRPETHNGQPVPSRVHIPIEFALSASR, encoded by the coding sequence ATGGCAGTGCAGGTACCGCAGCCGGTGATGATCCTGCTGCTCGGCCCGGAGCCGGCCGCCGCAGCGGCTCCCTCGCCTCCGAGCCCGGCAAGGCCGCCAGCCAGGCCGGCCACCAGGACCCCGCCTCCCGAGCCGAAGCCCCAACTGGTGAGCAAGCCCAGGCCGGAGCCGGCGAAACCGCTGGTGCGCACCGAGCCGGTCAGCCCCAAACCCCGCCCAGCGTCCAAGCCGCAGCAGGTGGCTGCGGCCAGTACGGCGACCAGCGACAGCAAGGCGCCCGCCGCCAGCGCTACCACGGCAGCGGCCCAGCCGGCGGTGACAGAAGTCTTCAGTCGCGAACCCTCATTCCTGACGCCGCCCAGGCCGCCGGTCTATCCGGCCCAGGCGCGGCGCCGCAATCAGCAGGGCCAGGTGCTGGTCGAGGTTCGTCTGGATGCCAAGGGCCTGCTGCGAGAGATAAGGCTGCTGCGCTCGTCGGGCGTGGAAAGCCTGGATCGATCGGCCCTGGACGCGGTCGCCGCCTGGCGCTTCCGCCCCGAAACCCATAACGGCCAACCCGTGCCTAGCCGCGTGCACATTCCCATTGAGTTCGCCCTGTCGGCGAGTCGTTGA
- the gluQRS gene encoding tRNA glutamyl-Q(34) synthetase GluQRS, whose amino-acid sequence MSTPTYIGRFAPTPSGYLHFGSLVAALASYLDARANSGRWLLRMEDLDPPREVEGAQAAILHTLENYGFEWDGEMIRQSDRHEAYAQVIDRLYEMGLAYACTCSRKQLEGSQGIYPGTCRNAQHPQHDAAIRIRVPELEYHFVDRVQGEYRQHLGREVGDFVIRRRDGLYAYQLAVVLDDAWQGINQVVRGADLLDSTPRQLYLQELLGLSQPRYLHVPLIIQPDGHKLGKSYRSPPLPADSAAPLLTRALRTLGQEPPDELARLRPREVLDWGIAHWDAGRIPRSRTLAEAQLR is encoded by the coding sequence ATGAGTACCCCCACCTATATCGGGCGCTTCGCCCCAACGCCCAGCGGCTATCTGCACTTCGGCTCGCTGGTGGCCGCCCTCGCCTCCTACCTCGATGCCCGCGCCAACAGCGGACGCTGGCTGCTGCGCATGGAAGACCTCGACCCCCCACGGGAAGTCGAGGGCGCCCAGGCGGCGATCTTGCATACCCTGGAAAACTACGGCTTCGAGTGGGACGGCGAGATGATCCGCCAGAGCGACCGCCACGAAGCCTATGCCCAGGTGATCGACCGCCTCTACGAGATGGGCCTGGCCTACGCCTGCACCTGTTCACGCAAGCAACTGGAAGGCAGCCAGGGCATCTACCCGGGGACCTGCCGCAACGCCCAGCATCCGCAGCACGACGCGGCCATCCGCATTCGCGTGCCGGAGCTGGAATACCACTTCGTCGACCGCGTGCAGGGCGAGTACCGCCAGCACCTGGGCCGCGAAGTGGGCGACTTCGTCATTCGCCGCCGCGACGGCCTTTATGCCTATCAACTGGCCGTGGTCCTGGACGACGCCTGGCAAGGCATCAACCAGGTGGTGCGCGGCGCCGACCTGCTGGACTCGACCCCGCGCCAGCTCTACCTGCAGGAACTGCTGGGCCTCAGCCAGCCGCGTTACCTGCATGTCCCCCTGATCATCCAGCCCGATGGCCACAAGCTGGGCAAGTCCTACCGCTCTCCGCCGCTGCCGGCCGACAGCGCGGCGCCGCTGCTGACCCGGGCGCTGCGCACCCTGGGCCAGGAGCCGCCGGACGAACTGGCCAGGCTGCGACCCCGCGAGGTGCTGGACTGGGGTATCGCCCACTGGGATGCCGGGCGTATCCCGCGCAGCCGCACACTGGCCGAGGCGCAACTGCGCTAG
- a CDS encoding pyridoxal phosphate-dependent aminotransferase, giving the protein MAQSYSARSRAIEPFHVMALLARANELQAAGHDVIHLEIGEPDFTTAEPIIQAGQAALASGHTRYTAARGLPQLREAIAGFYAERYRLNIDPERILITPGGSGALLLASSLLVDPGRHWLLADPGYPCNRHFLRLVEGGAQLVPVGPETRYQLTPQLVERHWDADSVGALVASPANPTGTVLHADELAALSQALKARGGHLVVDEIYHGLTYGMDASSVLEVDDDAFVLNSFSKYFGMTGWRLGWLVAPPEAVPELEKLAQNLYISAPSMAQYAALACFQPQTLEILEQRRAEFARRRDYLLPALRELGFGIAVEPEGAFYLYADISAFGGDAFAFCRHFLETEHLAFTPGLDFGRHQAGHHVRFAYTQGLPRLEEAVQRLARGLKTWADR; this is encoded by the coding sequence ATGGCCCAGTCCTACAGTGCGCGCAGCCGCGCCATCGAACCTTTCCACGTCATGGCCCTGCTGGCGCGCGCCAACGAACTCCAGGCGGCGGGTCACGATGTGATCCACCTGGAAATCGGCGAGCCGGACTTCACCACCGCCGAGCCCATCATCCAGGCCGGCCAGGCTGCCCTCGCCTCCGGGCACACCCGTTACACCGCCGCCCGTGGACTGCCGCAGCTGCGCGAAGCGATCGCCGGCTTCTATGCGGAGCGCTATCGGTTGAACATAGACCCTGAGCGCATTCTCATCACCCCCGGTGGTTCCGGTGCCCTGCTGCTGGCCAGCAGCCTGCTGGTGGACCCGGGCCGTCACTGGCTGCTGGCCGACCCCGGCTACCCGTGCAATCGCCACTTCCTGCGCCTGGTGGAAGGCGGTGCGCAGCTGGTGCCGGTGGGTCCGGAAACCCGTTACCAGTTGACTCCGCAGCTGGTGGAGCGGCACTGGGACGCCGACAGCGTGGGCGCCCTGGTGGCGTCGCCGGCCAACCCTACCGGCACCGTGTTGCACGCCGATGAACTGGCCGCTCTGTCGCAGGCGCTCAAGGCCCGTGGCGGCCACCTGGTGGTGGACGAGATCTACCACGGCCTGACCTACGGCATGGACGCCAGCAGCGTGCTGGAAGTGGACGACGACGCCTTCGTGCTCAATAGCTTTTCCAAGTATTTCGGCATGACCGGCTGGCGCCTTGGCTGGCTGGTGGCTCCCCCTGAGGCGGTGCCCGAGCTGGAGAAGCTGGCGCAGAACCTCTACATCAGCGCGCCGTCCATGGCCCAGTACGCGGCCCTGGCCTGTTTCCAGCCGCAGACGCTGGAGATCCTCGAGCAACGCCGCGCCGAGTTTGCCCGCCGTCGCGACTACCTGTTGCCGGCCCTGCGCGAGTTGGGCTTCGGCATCGCCGTCGAGCCGGAAGGCGCCTTCTATCTGTATGCGGATATTTCCGCCTTTGGCGGCGATGCCTTTGCCTTCTGCCGGCACTTCCTCGAGACCGAGCACCTGGCCTTCACGCCGGGCCTGGACTTCGGCCGCCACCAGGCGGGCCACCATGTGCGCTTCGCCTACACCCAGGGCCTGCCGCGCCTGGAAGAAGCGGTGCAGCGGCTGGCCCGTGGCCTGAAGACCTGGGCGGACCGGTGA
- a CDS encoding TonB-dependent hemoglobin/transferrin/lactoferrin family receptor: MAPRPPFALRSRFALLLLCPSLALAAEEAAERTATQFDTLTLTVTATRSEQRLDQVPSTVSVITERQIDQKNVNNIRDLVRYEPGVSVSGTGSRFGLSGFTIRGIGGNRVLTQVDGVSVPDTFTFGGFLSAQRNYVDVDTMKQVEIIRGPASSLYGSDAIGGAVSFLTRDAADYLDEGDDTYARLKTGYDGSDDSWLRSGTVAARQGNVDGLLHIGRRTGQALDTQGSLGGIGNTREKANPLDYTTDNLLTKLGWNFGEGQRLQLTYESYQDDVDTRVLSNYSNTATIRTQDAQDSVDRDRYSLAHSIQLNSLLADQVHTQLSYQDSQTRQQTFENRVVAGQPRFRTRDSHYEERMWVLNSKLDKAFSLGETQHALIYGVDLKRLKNSDLREGGETVIATGVTTPTLPTSDFPDPTTTEYALFAQDRIDIGRWSLLPGVRYDHYEMKPHVTQRYLNSQATDANPSDFSDSAISPKFGVTYQLDDQHSVYGQYAAGFRAPQAIEIFGEFINPGMYRTLANTNLKAETSDSYELGLRGKYDVGSFGAAFFYNQYDDFIEQISRPSSVPGFPFGDFQYVNRDRVIIRGFEAKGELFLDQLGMTPQGWTAIGSVAYARGKDEGTGQPINSVDPLKGVFGVGYAQPSGKFGGDLTWTVVAAKERIDRTQTPGQFQTAGYGLLDLNGWWQVTEELSVNAGLFNITDKEYWQWGDARGLTENSPSLRRYTQPGRHAAVNLVWEI, translated from the coding sequence ATGGCGCCGCGTCCGCCCTTTGCCCTTCGTTCCAGATTTGCCCTGCTGTTGCTCTGCCCGTCCCTCGCCCTGGCGGCCGAAGAGGCTGCCGAGAGAACGGCTACCCAGTTCGATACCCTGACCCTGACCGTGACCGCTACCCGCAGCGAGCAGCGCCTCGACCAGGTGCCAAGTACGGTGTCGGTGATTACCGAAAGGCAGATCGATCAGAAGAACGTGAACAACATCCGCGACCTCGTGCGTTACGAGCCGGGGGTGTCGGTGAGTGGCACCGGCAGCCGCTTCGGCCTGAGCGGCTTCACCATTCGCGGCATCGGCGGCAACCGCGTACTGACCCAGGTGGACGGGGTTTCGGTGCCGGACACCTTCACCTTCGGCGGCTTCCTCAGCGCCCAGCGGAACTATGTCGACGTCGACACCATGAAGCAGGTCGAGATCATCCGTGGCCCGGCCAGTTCCCTGTATGGCAGCGACGCCATTGGCGGTGCAGTCAGCTTCCTCACCCGTGACGCCGCCGACTATCTGGATGAAGGTGACGACACTTACGCTCGCCTGAAGACCGGCTATGACGGCTCCGACGACAGCTGGCTGCGCAGTGGCACCGTCGCGGCACGCCAGGGAAATGTCGATGGTCTGCTGCACATTGGCCGCCGTACCGGCCAGGCATTGGACACCCAAGGCAGCCTGGGCGGTATTGGCAACACCCGCGAGAAAGCCAACCCGCTCGACTACACCACCGACAACCTGCTGACCAAGCTCGGCTGGAACTTCGGTGAGGGCCAACGTCTGCAACTGACCTACGAGAGCTACCAGGACGACGTAGACACCCGCGTGCTGAGCAACTACAGCAACACCGCCACCATCCGCACCCAGGACGCACAGGACAGTGTCGATCGTGATCGCTACTCACTGGCCCACAGCATCCAGCTGAACAGCCTCCTTGCCGACCAGGTGCATACACAGCTGAGCTACCAGGACAGTCAGACCCGCCAGCAAACCTTCGAAAATCGCGTGGTCGCCGGACAACCGCGGTTCCGCACTCGTGACTCTCACTACGAGGAGCGGATGTGGGTACTCAACAGCAAACTGGACAAGGCCTTTAGCCTGGGTGAAACCCAGCACGCGCTGATCTACGGCGTGGACCTGAAACGTCTGAAGAACTCAGACCTGCGCGAAGGCGGAGAAACCGTGATCGCCACCGGCGTCACCACGCCGACCCTGCCGACCAGCGACTTCCCCGATCCGACCACCACCGAATACGCGCTGTTCGCCCAGGACCGCATCGACATCGGCCGCTGGTCGCTGCTGCCCGGTGTGCGCTACGACCACTACGAAATGAAGCCCCACGTCACCCAGCGCTATCTCAACAGCCAGGCCACTGACGCCAACCCCAGCGACTTCTCCGACTCGGCTATCTCGCCCAAATTCGGCGTGACCTACCAGTTGGACGACCAGCACAGCGTCTATGGCCAATATGCCGCCGGCTTCCGCGCGCCCCAGGCGATCGAGATCTTCGGCGAGTTCATCAACCCCGGCATGTACCGCACCCTGGCCAACACCAACCTCAAGGCCGAAACCAGCGATAGCTACGAGCTGGGTCTACGTGGCAAGTACGATGTGGGCAGCTTTGGCGCCGCCTTCTTCTACAACCAGTACGACGACTTCATTGAACAGATATCCCGTCCGTCCAGCGTGCCGGGCTTCCCCTTCGGTGACTTCCAGTACGTCAACCGCGATCGCGTGATCATTCGCGGCTTCGAGGCCAAGGGCGAACTCTTCCTCGACCAGTTGGGCATGACGCCCCAGGGCTGGACCGCCATCGGCTCGGTAGCCTATGCACGCGGCAAGGACGAAGGTACCGGCCAGCCGATCAACTCAGTGGACCCACTCAAGGGCGTGTTCGGCGTCGGTTACGCGCAGCCCAGTGGCAAGTTTGGTGGCGACCTGACATGGACAGTGGTGGCGGCCAAGGAACGAATCGACCGAACCCAGACTCCCGGCCAGTTCCAGACTGCCGGCTACGGTCTGCTCGACCTGAATGGCTGGTGGCAGGTCACTGAGGAACTCTCGGTCAACGCTGGCCTGTTCAACATCACCGACAAAGAGTACTGGCAGTGGGGCGACGCCCGCGGCCTGACCGAAAACAGCCCCAGCCTGCGACGCTACACCCAGCCAGGCCGTCATGCGGCGGTCAACCTGGTCTGGGAAATCTGA
- a CDS encoding Rieske (2Fe-2S) protein produces MILLCRPVELAEGQSRGFVVDGLKLLLVRRRGQVHAYENRCPHRGIPLDWAPDQFLDQSGSLIQCAAHGALFLIESGECVTGPCAGDFLEALECSEDAEGIWLLERD; encoded by the coding sequence ATGATCCTGCTTTGCCGTCCCGTCGAGCTGGCCGAAGGCCAGAGCCGGGGCTTTGTCGTTGATGGCCTGAAACTGCTGCTGGTACGCCGGCGCGGACAGGTGCATGCCTATGAGAACCGCTGCCCGCACCGGGGCATTCCGCTGGACTGGGCGCCGGACCAGTTCCTCGACCAGAGCGGCAGCCTGATCCAGTGTGCCGCCCACGGTGCGCTGTTCCTGATCGAGTCGGGGGAGTGCGTCACCGGCCCTTGCGCCGGCGACTTCCTGGAAGCACTGGAATGCAGCGAAGACGCCGAGGGCATCTGGCTGCTGGAGCGGGACTAG
- a CDS encoding hemin-degrading factor: protein MSLQSATPSQVSPLYQAWQTLRAEKPRLRARDAAQHLSVSEGELTASRLGVDAVRLRPEWASLLPALGDLGYIMALTRNEHCVHERKGYYREVSVMANGQMGLVVSADIDLRLFMGGWASVFAVAEETPRGTQRSIQIFDQQGVAVHKVFLTDTSELAAWEPLVARFRDEEQSAELDLEPQPEPAVAKPDAEIDVEALREGWATLKDTHHFFALLKKHGAERTQALRLAGSQWAERLDCAELPRLLEEAGSREVPIMVFVGNRHCIQIHSGPVRNLKWLDTWFNVLDPEFNLHLQTAGVTELWRVRKPSTDGVITSWEAFDAEGQLVVQLFGARKPGIPEREDWRALAETAPAL from the coding sequence ATGAGCCTGCAATCCGCAACCCCGAGTCAGGTTTCCCCCCTCTACCAGGCGTGGCAGACCCTGCGCGCCGAGAAGCCGCGCCTGCGCGCACGGGACGCCGCCCAGCACCTGTCGGTCAGTGAGGGCGAGCTGACCGCCAGCCGCCTGGGCGTCGACGCGGTGCGCCTGCGTCCGGAGTGGGCCAGCCTGCTGCCGGCCCTGGGTGACCTGGGCTACATCATGGCGCTGACCCGCAACGAGCATTGCGTGCATGAGCGCAAGGGCTACTACCGCGAGGTGTCGGTCATGGCCAACGGGCAGATGGGCCTGGTGGTTTCCGCCGATATCGACCTGCGCCTGTTCATGGGCGGCTGGGCCAGCGTGTTCGCCGTGGCCGAGGAAACCCCGCGCGGCACCCAGCGCAGCATCCAGATCTTCGACCAGCAAGGCGTTGCGGTGCACAAGGTGTTCCTCACCGACACCAGCGAACTGGCCGCCTGGGAACCCCTGGTGGCGCGCTTCCGTGACGAGGAGCAGAGCGCCGAGCTCGACCTCGAGCCGCAGCCCGAGCCGGCGGTGGCCAAGCCCGACGCGGAAATCGACGTCGAGGCCCTGCGCGAAGGCTGGGCCACCCTCAAGGACACCCACCATTTCTTCGCGCTGCTGAAGAAGCACGGCGCCGAACGCACCCAGGCCCTGCGCCTGGCGGGCAGCCAATGGGCCGAGCGCCTGGATTGCGCCGAGCTGCCGCGCCTGCTGGAAGAGGCCGGTTCTCGTGAGGTGCCGATCATGGTCTTCGTCGGCAACCGCCACTGCATCCAGATCCACAGCGGCCCGGTCCGCAACCTGAAGTGGCTGGACACCTGGTTCAATGTGCTCGACCCGGAGTTCAACCTGCACCTGCAGACCGCCGGCGTGACCGAGCTGTGGCGCGTACGCAAGCCCAGCACCGACGGTGTGATCACCAGCTGGGAAGCCTTCGATGCCGAAGGACAGCTTGTGGTGCAATTGTTCGGAGCGCGCAAACCCGGTATTCCTGAGCGGGAAGACTGGCGAGCCTTGGCCGAAACCGCGCCGGCGCTCTGA
- a CDS encoding hemin ABC transporter substrate-binding protein — protein MRLVVGLASLCAGILFSHSAAAVEPLPQRWVSAGGSLSEWVVVLGGQDKLVGVDTTSQHPESLKALPSVGYQRQLAAEGILSLRPDILLGTEEMGPPPVLAQISAAGVRVERLASTADLATLEKNLTLIGTLLGAEARASKAIADYRQRLQRQADWVAKVQRTQQAPKVLFLLGHSGSSPLAAGKDTAATWLIERAGGRNLTDHQGYKAISNEALAALDPDVVVIADRRLEGDAAREALLKQNPALAATRAAREGRLLSVDPTLLVGGLGPRLPEGMAALARGFYPSAPALTEKSPSQP, from the coding sequence ATGCGTCTAGTTGTCGGTCTGGCCAGCCTGTGCGCGGGCATTCTGTTTTCCCATTCGGCCGCCGCCGTCGAGCCCCTTCCCCAGCGTTGGGTCAGTGCCGGCGGTTCGCTCAGCGAATGGGTCGTGGTGTTGGGTGGGCAGGACAAACTGGTGGGTGTGGATACCACCAGCCAGCACCCCGAGTCGTTGAAGGCGTTGCCCAGCGTCGGCTACCAGCGTCAACTCGCGGCCGAAGGCATCCTCTCGCTGCGCCCGGACATCCTGCTGGGCACCGAGGAGATGGGGCCGCCGCCGGTGCTGGCGCAAATCAGCGCGGCCGGCGTGCGGGTCGAGCGCCTGGCGTCCACGGCCGACCTGGCCACCCTGGAGAAGAACCTCACCCTGATCGGCACCTTGCTCGGCGCCGAGGCGCGCGCCAGCAAGGCCATCGCCGACTACCGCCAGCGCCTGCAGCGCCAGGCCGACTGGGTCGCCAAGGTGCAGCGGACTCAGCAGGCGCCCAAGGTGCTGTTCCTGCTCGGCCACTCCGGCAGCAGCCCGCTGGCGGCCGGCAAGGACACCGCGGCCACCTGGCTGATCGAGCGTGCCGGTGGGCGCAACCTGACCGATCACCAAGGCTACAAGGCCATTTCCAACGAAGCCCTGGCGGCCCTGGATCCGGACGTGGTGGTGATCGCCGATCGCCGCCTGGAAGGCGACGCCGCCCGTGAGGCGCTGCTCAAGCAGAACCCCGCGCTGGCCGCGACCCGCGCCGCCCGTGAAGGCCGCTTGCTGAGTGTGGACCCGACCTTGCTGGTGGGCGGGCTTGGTCCGCGCCTGCCCGAGGGCATGGCCGCGTTGGCCCGGGGCTTCTATCCTTCGGCTCCGGCCCTGACCGAGAAAAGCCCGAGCCAGCCATGA
- the dksA gene encoding RNA polymerase-binding protein DksA, translating into MPTNAKQQNSQLVRGFEPYQETKGEEYMSDRMRAHFTNILNKWKLELMEEVDRTVHHMQDEAANFPDPADRASQEEEFSLELRARDRERKLIKKIDETLQLIEDNDYGWCDSCGVEIGIRRLEARPTATLCIDCKTLAEIKEKQLGS; encoded by the coding sequence ATGCCCACCAATGCAAAACAACAGAACAGCCAGCTGGTTCGTGGCTTCGAGCCCTACCAAGAGACCAAGGGCGAGGAGTACATGAGCGACCGCATGCGCGCTCACTTCACCAACATCCTCAACAAGTGGAAACTGGAGTTGATGGAAGAGGTGGATCGTACCGTGCACCACATGCAGGACGAGGCCGCCAACTTCCCCGACCCGGCCGACCGCGCCAGCCAGGAAGAAGAGTTCAGCCTGGAACTGCGTGCCCGCGACCGCGAACGCAAGCTGATCAAGAAGATCGACGAGACCCTCCAGCTGATCGAAGACAACGATTACGGCTGGTGCGACTCCTGCGGCGTAGAGATCGGCATCCGCCGTCTGGAAGCCCGCCCCACCGCCACCCTCTGCATCGACTGCAAGACCCTGGCGGAGATCAAGGAAAAGCAACTCGGCTCCTGA
- the sfsA gene encoding DNA/RNA nuclease SfsA, with product MRFTPALEEGRLLKRYKRFLADIETASGELLTIHCPNTGSMLNCMSEGCRVWFSRSNDPKRKLPGTWEIVETPQGRLACVNTARANGLVEEALRAGVITELAGFEGLKREVAYGLENSRADLRLDFAEGPAFVEVKSVTLGFDGTPVAAFPDAVTQRGSKHLRELAALARDGVRAVQLYCVNLTGIDAVRPAEEIDPAYAAALREAVAAGVEVLAYGVELTPEEIRVSRRLEVRL from the coding sequence GTGAGGTTCACCCCGGCCCTGGAGGAGGGCAGGCTGCTCAAGCGCTACAAGCGCTTCCTCGCCGATATCGAGACCGCGTCGGGGGAGTTGCTGACCATCCACTGCCCCAACACCGGCTCGATGCTCAACTGCATGAGCGAGGGCTGTCGGGTCTGGTTCAGCCGCTCCAACGACCCGAAGCGCAAGCTGCCGGGTACCTGGGAGATAGTCGAGACGCCCCAGGGCCGGCTGGCCTGCGTCAACACCGCCCGCGCCAACGGACTGGTGGAGGAAGCGCTCCGGGCTGGCGTGATCACCGAACTGGCGGGTTTCGAGGGACTGAAGCGGGAAGTGGCCTACGGGCTGGAGAACAGCCGCGCCGATTTGCGCCTGGATTTCGCCGAGGGGCCGGCCTTCGTCGAGGTGAAGAGCGTCACTCTGGGCTTCGACGGCACGCCGGTGGCGGCGTTTCCCGATGCGGTGACCCAGCGCGGCAGCAAGCACCTGCGCGAGCTCGCCGCACTGGCCCGTGACGGGGTGCGGGCGGTGCAGCTGTACTGCGTGAACCTCACCGGCATCGACGCCGTTCGCCCGGCCGAGGAAATCGACCCGGCCTACGCGGCGGCCCTGCGCGAGGCGGTCGCCGCCGGTGTCGAGGTGCTGGCCTATGGCGTTGAGCTGACGCCGGAGGAAATCCGCGTCTCGCGCCGACTCGAGGTACGTCTCTGA